A stretch of the Papaver somniferum cultivar HN1 chromosome 6, ASM357369v1, whole genome shotgun sequence genome encodes the following:
- the LOC113290330 gene encoding homeobox-leucine zipper protein ATHB-22-like, translated as MANSNYVYCGNTAVRNHRIPFPTSEGGEEQQQLFVNGGPHYQCDYFAGPQFPGSVGAEMMKLWSSCVNDQEAENGGGVHEANIINNQVDVRRKKTKLTSEQVEALEKSFQEDIQLEQQTSGSTIQHRKNRVKLEPERKLKLSKELGLHPRQVATGFQNRRARLKGKQIEQLYSVLKKDYEVVLRENQHLHQEVMELKEKLDGCRSKQASTANMEYGSLLQAEYNKLVDLGNSKTKISERDNYLFNDEVDYYSTASFPYGRGVSSEYP; from the exons ATGGCTAATTCCAACTATGTATACTGTGGCAACACTGCAGTTAGAAATCACCGAATCCCTTTTCCAACATCGGAAGGAGGAGAAGAACAGCAACAACTCTTTGTTAATGGTGGTCCTCACTACCAATGTGACTACTTTGCTGGTCCCCAATTTccag GATCGGTTGGCGCAGAGATGATGAAATTGTGGTCTAGTTGTGTGAATGATCAGGAGGCTGAAAATGGTGGTGGAGTTCATGAAGCAAACATCATTAACAACCAGGTGGATGTGAGGAGAAAGAAGACAAAGTTGACGAGTGAACAAGTAGAGGCATTAGAAAAGAGTTTCCAGGAGGATATTCAGCTGGAGCAACAGACATCTGGTAGCACAATCCAGCATAGAAAGAATAGAGTAAAGTTGGAACCAGAGAGGAAACTGAAGCTTTCTAAGGAACTAGGACTTCATCCTCGTCAAGTAGCAACAGGGTTTCAAAATCGACGTGCTAGGCTGAAAGGAAAGCAAATCGAACAACTATACAGTGTACTTAAGAAGGACTACGAAGTCGTGTTAAGAGAAAACCAACATCTTCATCAAGAG GTTATGGAACTGAAGGAGAAGCTTGACGGTTGCCGGTCTAAGCAAGCTTCTACAGCAAACATGGAATATGGGTCCCTACTGCAAGCTGAGTATAACAAGCTTGTAGATCTCGGTAACTCAAAGACGAAGATTTCCGAGCGCGACAATTATTTGTTCAACGATGAAGTGGACTATTACTCAACAGCCTCATTTCCCTATGGTCGGGGTGTTTCGTCCGAGTATCCATAA